From a single Stomoxys calcitrans chromosome 4, idStoCalc2.1, whole genome shotgun sequence genomic region:
- the LOC106092489 gene encoding farnesol dehydrogenase has product MEKWHGKVAVVTGASSGIGSACCKALVENGMIVVGLARRRERVEEIRNLWPNDEDKQKRLHAYKCDVCQESDIIEAFDYITQEYGPVAVLINNAGIVRGTELVRENNTADLRAIVDTNIMGVALCTREAFKTMSKDPQGLGHVININSVAGHQVIHFEGASTNMYAPSKHAVTAMTEVYRNEFLMHKTKLRVTSISPGIVRTDIFSPEDMEYMKDVEFLDASDVADAVIYCLQVPPHVQIHELTIKPVGEKF; this is encoded by the exons ATGGAAAAGTGGCATGGAAAGGTAGCTGTGGTAACCGGAGCCAGCTCGGGCATAGGGTCTGCCTGTTGTAAAGCACTTGTTGAGAATGGCATGATTGTTGTGGGTCTGGCACGTCGCCGAGAGCGTGTTGAAGAAATACGAAATTTATGGCCCAACGATGAAGACAAGCAGAAACGTTTACATGCCTACAAATGTGATGTCTGCCAGGAGTCAGATATTATCGAGGCATTCGATTACATCACCCAGGAGTATGGACCCGTAGCGGTGTTGATAAATAATGCCGGCATAGTACGTGGCACAGAATTAGTGCGGGAAAATAATACCGCAGACTTGAGGGCCATCGTGGACACCAATATTATGGGTGTGGCTCTGTGTACTCGTGAAGCCTTTAAGACCATGTCAAAAGATCCTCAGGGATTGGGTCATGTTATAAATATTAACAGTGTTGCTGGTCACCAAGTGATTCACTTTGAGGGTGCATCTACAAATATGTATGCACCCTCTAAGCATGCCGTTACGGCCATGACTGAAGTTTATCGAAATGAGTTTTTGATGCACAAAACGAAATTGAGGGTCACG AGTATTAGCCCGGGCATTGTACGCACCGACATTTTCAGCCCCGAAGATATGGAATACATGAAGGATGTGGAATTTCTGGATGCATCCGATGTAGCAGATGCTGTTATTTATTGCCTACAAGTTCCTCCACATGTTCAG ATTCATGAACTAACTATCAAGCCAgtgggggagaagttttaa
- the LOC106092491 gene encoding farnesol dehydrogenase: MERWQNKIAVVTGASAGIGAATCKALVEKGMIVVGLARRLEKMENQTRLLIEEQYRKNFHSYKCDVGNEESVKEAFAWIDRTFGGIHVLINNAGVCPKSSLLAADNSQAINAVVNTNLLAVVWCTREAFRIMKQHNFDGHIILVNSLAGHKIPHTPGFSFHIYAPAKHALTAMTEVLRQDFLTEGTKIKVTSISPAGVLTEIVSDVSFLAEGPILKTEDIADAIVYCIQTPPHVQIHDMIIRPVGDTT; this comes from the exons ATGGAACGTTGGCAAAATAAAATAGCCGTGGTTACAGGAGCCAGTGCTGGAATTGGAGCGGCCACTTGTAAAGCTCTGGTGGAAAAGGGTATGATTGTGGTGGGTTTGGCCAGGCGACTTGAGAAAATGGAAAATCAAACAAGGCTCCTGATAGAGGAACAATATCGCAAAAATTTTCATTCCTACAAATGTGATGTGGGCAATGAGGAGAGTGTTAAAGAGGCCTTTGCTTGGATTGATCGAACATTTGGAGGAATACATGTTCTCATCAACAATGCGGGTGTGTGTCCCAAGTCCTCTTTGTTGGCTGCAGATAATTCGCAAGCTATTAATGCGGTTGTCAACACCAATCTATTGGCAGTGGTCTGGTGTACCCGTGAGGCTTTTCGCATTATGAAACAGCATAATTTCGATGGCCATATAATACTGGTGAATAGTTTGGCTGGGCATAAAATTCCTCATACTCCAGGTTTTTCATTTCACATATATGCTCCGGCAAAGCATGCCCTTACCGCGATGACAGAAGTCTTAAGGCAAGACTTTTTGACTGAAGGCACAAAAATCAAAGTGACG AGCATAAGTCCCGCCGGAGTACTTACGGAAATTGTAAGTGATGTTTCCTTTCTGGCTGAAGGACCTATTTTGAAAACTGAAGATATTGCTGATGCCATAGTGTATTGCATACAAACTCCACCACATGTTCAAATACATGACATGATAATACGTCCAGTCGGTGACACAACCTAA